The following coding sequences are from one Veillonella rodentium window:
- a CDS encoding major capsid protein, which translates to MATIGTQNPTLIDLQKRMDPNGKIAQIIEQLNQSNEIVQDMTMIECNDGTSNKTTVRTGLPEATWRMLYGGVQPSKSTTKQITDTCGMLEAYSEVDAKLVKLSNDPVAFRATEDAAFVEAMGQEIARTIFYGDESTPEKFVGLSARFNTLDPKKADSAKNIIDAGGTANLASMWLVGWGPLTVHGIYPRGTEAGLQQEDKGITTITKPDGSLFEAYRTHFEQNIGLCVRDWRYVVRIANIDMKSIKEDISAGPNLINLMIRAEEKMQSLTGCRPVWYMNQELRTFLRLQKNKVHGSTITEDMEMGKMVTRANGIPVRKIDALLSTEARVTA; encoded by the coding sequence ATGGCTACAATCGGAACACAAAACCCTACTTTAATTGATTTGCAAAAGCGTATGGATCCTAACGGAAAAATCGCACAAATCATTGAACAATTAAACCAATCTAACGAAATCGTTCAAGATATGACAATGATTGAATGTAACGATGGCACATCTAACAAAACAACTGTACGTACTGGCTTACCTGAGGCTACATGGCGCATGCTTTATGGTGGGGTACAACCTAGCAAATCTACTACAAAACAAATTACCGACACATGCGGTATGTTGGAGGCTTACTCCGAAGTAGATGCTAAGTTGGTTAAATTGTCTAATGACCCTGTGGCATTCCGTGCTACAGAAGATGCTGCATTTGTTGAGGCTATGGGGCAAGAAATCGCACGTACTATTTTCTATGGTGATGAAAGCACACCTGAAAAATTCGTTGGTTTGTCCGCACGTTTCAACACATTAGACCCTAAGAAAGCTGATAGCGCTAAAAACATTATCGATGCTGGCGGTACTGCTAACCTTGCATCTATGTGGCTTGTGGGTTGGGGTCCACTTACTGTACATGGTATCTATCCACGTGGTACAGAGGCAGGTTTACAACAAGAAGATAAAGGTATAACAACAATCACTAAGCCTGATGGTTCTTTATTCGAGGCATATCGCACTCACTTTGAACAAAACATCGGTTTGTGTGTTCGTGATTGGCGCTATGTAGTACGTATCGCTAATATCGATATGAAATCTATTAAAGAAGATATTTCCGCAGGTCCTAACTTAATTAACTTGATGATCCGTGCAGAAGAAAAAATGCAATCTCTTACTGGCTGCCGTCCTGTATGGTACATGAACCAAGAATTGCGTACATTCTTACGTTTGCAAAAGAACAAAGTGCATGGTTCTACAATTACAGAAGATATGGAAATGGGCAAAATGGTTACACGTGCTAATGGTATTCCAGTACGTAAAATCGATGCATTGCTTTCCACAGAAGCACGAGTTACTGCTTAA
- a CDS encoding portal protein, translated as MMQGTILSTLARQPTNAMPKKRDYTKIKAKFNAMFNNRQKYVAKWKDIRDYQLPFLGLLDDEQDQSKVYTDKINNGVAWESCQIFASGVMSGMTPPSRKWFKLTLENTDLAANSDVSKVLDEREEILYAVFAKSNFYNVVHQAYMELPFGQAPMSIMPDPKFGVRFTSYPIGTYALECGSNGEVNTFGRKYRMTADQLVEEFGYDACTEQVKREYDDGKGNATTHVVCWLVTPNKDRNGKLGNKNMPYSSIYWIEGSNSDDVLRHSGFEEWSIPIARHTTHDLSGYGKGCAWFAQSDAQMLQLLEKDLVTAIELGIKPPMSATSDVIGSVNLFPGGVTEVDTGGKVEPIFNVGIDVANVQAKIQFVSESIKRAYSADLFLMLDNLDAGQMTAREVMERTQEKMQQLGPVVERLQSEFLNPIIERTYGILDRAGIFPTIDEQTAEMLNGMDVKIEYISPLAQAQKMSSLVNIEQYYAFIMSLAQGNANIVQKFNFEEAADIYGVNLGVPARVIRSNDEYQQIMEQQQQAQQEQEEQAQALQMAQLAPQMAGAAKQATDAANDGNPVMQQLMGMGV; from the coding sequence ATGATGCAAGGAACTATCCTATCAACGCTTGCTAGACAACCGACAAATGCGATGCCTAAGAAACGTGATTACACGAAAATTAAGGCAAAGTTTAATGCTATGTTCAACAATCGTCAAAAGTACGTTGCTAAGTGGAAAGATATTCGAGATTATCAACTACCTTTCCTTGGACTGCTTGACGATGAACAAGACCAATCGAAAGTCTACACCGACAAAATAAATAATGGTGTGGCTTGGGAAAGTTGCCAAATATTTGCATCAGGTGTAATGAGTGGCATGACACCGCCTAGTAGAAAGTGGTTCAAGCTGACATTAGAGAATACTGACCTAGCAGCTAATAGTGATGTTAGTAAGGTATTAGATGAACGTGAAGAAATACTCTATGCAGTATTTGCTAAGTCTAATTTCTACAACGTAGTGCATCAAGCCTATATGGAGTTACCATTTGGTCAAGCGCCTATGTCAATCATGCCTGACCCTAAGTTTGGTGTAAGGTTTACATCTTATCCAATCGGTACATATGCATTAGAGTGTGGCAGTAATGGTGAAGTAAACACCTTTGGTAGAAAATACCGCATGACCGCAGACCAGCTTGTTGAAGAGTTTGGGTATGATGCTTGCACCGAACAAGTCAAACGTGAATATGACGATGGCAAAGGTAATGCAACAACTCATGTTGTGTGTTGGTTGGTAACACCTAATAAAGACCGCAACGGAAAACTAGGTAATAAGAATATGCCTTACTCATCCATTTATTGGATAGAGGGGAGTAACTCCGATGATGTACTACGGCATAGTGGTTTTGAGGAATGGTCTATTCCTATTGCTAGACATACCACACATGATCTAAGTGGTTATGGTAAGGGGTGTGCATGGTTCGCACAATCAGATGCACAGATGTTACAACTACTTGAAAAAGACTTAGTAACCGCTATTGAATTAGGTATTAAACCACCTATGAGTGCTACATCCGATGTAATCGGTAGTGTTAATCTATTTCCGGGCGGTGTAACGGAAGTTGATACTGGCGGTAAGGTTGAACCAATATTCAATGTAGGTATTGATGTTGCAAACGTACAAGCTAAGATACAGTTTGTATCTGAAAGCATTAAACGTGCCTATAGTGCTGACCTATTCTTAATGCTAGATAACCTAGATGCTGGACAAATGACCGCACGTGAGGTTATGGAGCGTACACAGGAAAAAATGCAACAGTTAGGTCCTGTAGTTGAACGCTTACAAAGTGAGTTTCTTAACCCAATCATTGAACGTACTTATGGCATCCTAGATAGGGCTGGAATATTTCCGACTATTGATGAACAAACTGCTGAAATGCTAAATGGAATGGATGTAAAGATTGAATACATTTCACCACTAGCACAAGCGCAGAAAATGTCATCTTTGGTGAATATTGAACAGTACTATGCTTTCATAATGTCATTAGCACAGGGCAATGCGAACATCGTTCAGAAGTTTAACTTTGAAGAGGCAGCTGACATTTATGGTGTAAATCTTGGTGTACCAGCTAGGGTTATTCGTTCTAATGATGAGTACCAACAAATCATGGAACAACAACAACAAGCACAACAAGAGCAAGAGGAACAAGCACAAGCCTTACAAATGGCACAATTAGCACCTCAAATGGCTGGAGCAGCTAAACAAGCAACAGATGCAGCCAATGACGGAAACCCAGTAATGCAACAGTTAATGGGTATGGGGGTGTAG